DNA from Plasmodium cynomolgi strain B DNA, chromosome 12, whole genome shotgun sequence:
GCATGGATTAAGCAGTCGGAAAATCCGGAGCTTTATAAAAACTGGAACGACATAGAGGAACAGAGTTACCCAAACGAATTGGTGAAGGTTGTTGACTTTAACAACTTCAATAGTAACCTTATAAACACAATTATGACAGAACATTCTGTGGAAAtgtcccaaaaaaaaaagaaaagaaaagcgtaTAGTTTATTTTATAGTAATGAAATAAACCCTGAAAATAATAACCACTCATGTAATGAGGAGTACCCGAATTATTACCATAGCTGTATGTACCCATCATGCGATGACAGTGacgtaaaatatttttcttctttggaTAAAACTCCAGTAGGAGGCAGCATGGCTGATAGACCCAAGTTACAattgaaggaagaaaaaaaacgtatgtccattaaaaaaatgaaaagggaaaatatttgtacagaaaataattacaacGATATGATGATCTGTGGGAATTTTATCAATTCCTCTCCacttataaaattaaaagaatttacAAAGCCAAGTTATGGAAGTGAAAGCACgagtgaattttttaataattacgAGTTTGAAACTCCAATTAAAGTCCTCAGCTCCAAGAAAAAATCTtatgattataaaaataaaaaagataataGTACTACGAACACAACCAAGGAAAACTCCTCACAGGAAAATGCCTCATCCAATAACAGCGAAACTAAGAGGACCAtcaatttttccaataagACAGAGGATTTTAACGACCTGCATTACAACTCCGATAACGATTACTTGACGTCTTCCGAATATGTGGACGACGATGACTCGTCCAGGTGCTCGAACAAGAAGCAGAGTGAAGTGAACTTTCTCGGTCAGCGATTGGATTACAAGGTCGTTGGCAACgtcataaatatttcaaaggACCACCCGCATTTTACTATGATGTGACGGGGAACCCATCAGTCGTGGCAGTATTGGCAGCGCCGGTCTGCAccatttgaattttttttttcatcgcaACGGAGCGCCCCAGGtggaggaataaaaaagacgTAAAGGCGACGCGTTAATGGACGCAATAACCGACGCAGTAACCGACGAAATAACTGACGAAATAACcgacgaaaagaaaaagaacgaGCGTGGACAAGGGAACACAGCGAAGCGAACCATGCGCGCTattccaaatggagaaaaaaaaaatatatatatttgtacgCACAAACACAACTCAGATTTGCAACaattaattgtttttattttatcactaAATAAATGTATTCAAGTACAAACGTGTTGCTGTTAATTTGAGCCAAGGAGGGGGACCCGCACGCACGTACGCgaatgcacacatatacaccacacatatgtgtgtatgtccGTATGCCCTCTCCCCTtggcctccctttttttttttacgttaacaatttatatatgggcatatataaatgttaaaaaaattaaattacaaACTTGTATGTCATAATTTATAACAGATATATGATATATGTGTTTTCTTTCTNNNNNNNNNNNNNNNNNNNNttttttttgccatttcttTCAGTAAATTAGGATATAAAATCATTTGTtaccttccccccttttttttttcattatttatgtGTAAATTGCCATCactttctcaaaaaaattaataatttttttttttcatttatatgctGTCTGAACAAAAACCAAAGCATAATTTAgttatatgcatgtatgcatattatgtatatataaaaaatgaacaagtacatacatatatatcgCAATAcatgtgtacctttttttttttttaaatctgacttttaaacaagaaaaaagcctcaattatttataatttttatgtgtgtACAGAGAGGACTGGGAGAAGGAGTAAATGGAGCAGGTGGAGGAAAAATGGCGTTGATCGATGCTAATAATAGGATCTAGCATAGCCCCCATTGTTATGCTAACTCCGAACAGTTCCAGTTGATCCGTTTTTTCGTCGTTCCTTTAACAATATAAACAGATTAGCTGCCTCAAGGACACGCAGCTGGAATCAGcccaatatatatttacagcCCACACGCACACGCGCACGCACACGGGAGGGGGTTCCCCTTCtgcgataattttttccaaagggcTTCATTTAACTAGCGAACGAAGTTGATGATTCAGTTTGGCACCACGTCTTGGGCATTTCAAAACGAGTGTGCAAGCCGGTCATCCTTTATCCTGTACCCTTTaccctttcctttcctttcccgtTCCTCCTGAGTATGCTCCACTGCGACAGCAGCTTTTCACTTTCATGCGCCGTCGGCGTGGTAAAAGGTTAGTGGTTGGGTATGTTACGTAACATAACTGCACAAACTGACTATGTAGCTTAACTGCGCGCACTGCGGCGGCGccacataaaaaggaaaaataattatatgcaACTTTATTGCGCAAGATGAGGAGACAAATATCCCCCCTCGGCTACGCAAAATGGGTGTGTCCACTCAACTGAGCCAAATGGACACACACAACATAACTGCACAATGTGACGATGCCACGACAACACGCAAGGGGGGTTAAGCAACAACTGGGTGAGCGGGTTAGGCCAGCGAGATTCCCACCGGACCCGCGCCGGATTCGCACTGAACTGGCACAAAATTTGCGCAAAATTCGAgcaaaatttgcacaaaattcGCTCAAAATTCGCACATAATTCGCACTGAATCCCCACGGGCTCCTACGGGATTCCCACTGGGTGCCCAATTGCGATAACTAAGCCACATAATAAAAATCAGTCCG
Protein-coding regions in this window:
- a CDS encoding hypothetical protein (putative), with protein sequence MNNNFQNENFKEDNYIKAWIKQSENPELYKNWNDIEEQSYPNELVKVVDFNNFNSNLINTIMTEHSVEMSQKKKKRKAYSLFYIGGSMADRPKLQLKEEKKRMSIKKMKRENICTENNYNDMMICGNFINSSPLIKLKEFTKPSYGSESTSEFFNNYEFETPIKVLSSKKKSYDYKNKKDNSTTNTTKENSSQENASSNNSETKRTINFSNKTEDFNDLHYNSDNDYLTSSEYVDDDDSSRCSNKKQSEVNFLGQRLDYKVVGNVINISKDHPHFTMM